In Candidatus Devosia phytovorans, the DNA window GCGATCCGGATGCGGTGATCCGTCTGCCCGATTCCATTCGCCAGCGCGTGGTGATGCGCGGCGGCCCGGTGGAGAAGGGGCGCGGTTTCGTGCTGCATTCATCCGACTACCGGAGCGGAAATACCTACAAGGTCACCGACGGCATCTGCCTCACCGCCACGCTCGATATCCTCAAGGCCATGGCTTTCGGCCCGGCCCCGCGCTCAGCGCTGTTTGCGCTTGGCTGCTGCGGCTGGAGCGCGGGGCAGCTTGAGGGCGAGATCGTTGACAATGGCTGGCTGACCGCGCCGTTCAGCCGCGAATTGCTATTCGATACGCCGGTGGACGAGCGCTATGAAGCGGCCCTCGCCAGCCTTCACATCACCCGCGCCACCCTCAGCCCGGATGCCGGCCACGCCTGAGCGTGACCGTTACTTACCCAGCTGCGCGGCGAGCTTCTTGCCAAATTCCGCACCGGTCAGTGCCGCGCCGAAGGCAAAGCCTTGGGCATAGCGGCAGTTAAGCTGACGCAGGCGGTCGATCTCGTCCTGCGTCTCGACGCCTTCGGCGACGACCATCAGATCGAGGTCAAGCGCCAGCTGCACCACGGCCTTGATGATCGGACCCTGGGTATGGGCGATGCCATTGGCGTCGCTGATCTTGACGAAAGCCGCGGGGATCTTGATCGTGTCGAAGGGGAAGCGGTGCAGGTAGCTCAGCGATGAGTGGCCGGTGCCGAAATCATCGAGCGCCAGCCCGAGACCCAGGTTGCGCAGGGCCTGCAGCATATAGGCCGAGTGCTCGGGATTGGTCATCACCTGGCTTTCGGTAATCTCGAGCTTGAGGCGACGCGCCAGATCCTTATCCTGACTGACGAGGTTGCGCATGTCGTTGAGCAGTGTTTCCGTCGCCAGCTGGGTCGGCGAGAGATTGACCGAGATGAAAAAGTCCTCGGGCAGGCCGATGCTGTTCATCCAGTCGCGCGCCTGGGCCGCGGATTGCTCGAAGGCGAGACGGCCGAGCTTTTCGATCTGGCCAGAGCGTTCGGCCAGCGGCACGAATTCATCGGGATTGACCACGCCGCGCGTCGGATGGGTCCAGCGCATCAGCGCCTCGGCACCGACGGTCTGGCCGGTCTGCAGGTCAACCACGGGCTGGAACTGCACATGCAGCTCACCTTGCTTCATGCCGCGTTCGAGATCTTCCTCACTGGCGCGGTTGTAGGCAGCGATGGAGCGGGCCGAGGCGCGATAGGCTTCGATCCGGTCGCCACCGAGGCGCTTGGCGTAATACATGGCCAGCTCGGCATCGCGCAGCACATCGGCGGCAGTCGCCGGGTTGCTGTCATAGATGGTGACGCCGATGGAGGCCGACAGCGTCAGGTCGCGGTCGCCGAAATTGAACGGGGCCTTCAGCGCCTTGCGGATCTGCTCGGCCGTTTCAGCAATCTTGCCGGCGGCCTGTTCAGAAGCGAGGATCACGGCGAACTGGTCGCCGGTCACACGGGCCACGGTATCGAGCGGGCGCATGATGCGGGCGATGCGGCGCGAAATCGCCAGCAGCACCGAATCGGCAGCCGAGTGGCCAATGCGCTCTTCGAGCTCCATGAAGCGGTCGATATCGATCAGGAAGACCGCCGGCTTGGTGCCACCCGGCGTCTTGGCACGCACCAGGGCGCGTTCCAGCCGGTCGAGGAAGAGCATGCGGTTGGGCAGGCCCGTCAGGCTGTCATGCACGGCGTCATGCAGCAGGCGCTCGCGGGCCGCACGGTCCTCCGTCACATCCTGCAGCGTGCCGACGATGCGGTTGACTTGGCCGTCGCCGCCCAGCACCGGCTTCACGCGCATGCGGAAGCTGCGATAGCTGCCATCGTGGCCGGCGATGCGCATGTCGGCTGAAACCTTGCCGCGGCGGAGTTCAACCAGCGTGTCGAAGGCTGTGCGGAAGCGGTCGCGGTCATCGGGATGGACGCGGTCGAGCCAGCGCTTGATGGCGCCGCGCAGCGCGCCGCGCTTTTCGCCGAGGCGCGTGGCCAGTTCGTCGCTGACGGCGACACGATCCCGCTCGATGTTCCAGTCAAAGACGAAATCGCCCGAGCCGGTCAGCGCCAGCGCGCGGCGCTCGACCTCGCTCAGCGTGCCGATCGTCACCTGCCCTTCGGAGAAGGCGTGCTGCACCGCGGTAAAGCCGAGCAGCATGACAATGAGCACCAGCCCGCCACCCACGGCAGGC includes these proteins:
- a CDS encoding YqgE/AlgH family protein, whose product is MNSLEGQFLIAMPDMADERFTESVILVVGHGDEGAMGIVVNHELANLRFADILDELDLGDPDAVIRLPDSIRQRVVMRGGPVEKGRGFVLHSSDYRSGNTYKVTDGICLTATLDILKAMAFGPAPRSALFALGCCGWSAGQLEGEIVDNGWLTAPFSRELLFDTPVDERYEAALASLHITRATLSPDAGHA
- a CDS encoding EAL domain-containing protein, coding for MRHLIALAMCLAFALGALAPAAAFEVISVPEDVNAVNLSDVIEIQPGPEGRVQLSTAPGEDGIIRRIEVLASQQGTTPNFALFALRNESDQQIERLLVAPFFRLPGSGIFQPDLGDDRLNALTPSAGIRPIRLVDSEADVFEVTLDPGATVTFVAELAGAELPELYLWQPNAYRDYVNSFTLFRGVVLGVAALAAVFLTIMFVVKGRGVFPATAAFAWAVLAYLLIDFGVLGRILGLPAGGIQPLRAAAEAGIATTLAGFLFIYLNLHRWHLRFIHLALGLAALFLALFGFAFFQPAIAASIARLVLALLGVSGFFLILLLALRGYDRAVLLVPTWIILIAWLFYSWMVLSGQVSNDVAQPAVGGGLVLIVMLLGFTAVQHAFSEGQVTIGTLSEVERRALALTGSGDFVFDWNIERDRVAVSDELATRLGEKRGALRGAIKRWLDRVHPDDRDRFRTAFDTLVELRRGKVSADMRIAGHDGSYRSFRMRVKPVLGGDGQVNRIVGTLQDVTEDRAARERLLHDAVHDSLTGLPNRMLFLDRLERALVRAKTPGGTKPAVFLIDIDRFMELEERIGHSAADSVLLAISRRIARIMRPLDTVARVTGDQFAVILASEQAAGKIAETAEQIRKALKAPFNFGDRDLTLSASIGVTIYDSNPATAADVLRDAELAMYYAKRLGGDRIEAYRASARSIAAYNRASEEDLERGMKQGELHVQFQPVVDLQTGQTVGAEALMRWTHPTRGVVNPDEFVPLAERSGQIEKLGRLAFEQSAAQARDWMNSIGLPEDFFISVNLSPTQLATETLLNDMRNLVSQDKDLARRLKLEITESQVMTNPEHSAYMLQALRNLGLGLALDDFGTGHSSLSYLHRFPFDTIKIPAAFVKISDANGIAHTQGPIIKAVVQLALDLDLMVVAEGVETQDEIDRLRQLNCRYAQGFAFGAALTGAEFGKKLAAQLGK